From the genome of Myxococcales bacterium:
GGTTGGAACGGGGCCATGCCGGATGCATCTCGAAGACGATCCCGCGAAGCGGCTTGGACCCACCGTCAAGGTGCGCGGCGTCCCCCCGCGGCGCTTGCCTTCCCCACATGGCCTGGCCCTTTTTGGACTGCCCCTTCCGGGCGAAGCTACGCCCCTTCCGTGAGGACCATGTTCGAAAACTTGGCGCCGGTTACATGTAGGGTAACATCGCCTAATGAAGCTCGAACGGCGTCACGGTCTTTTTGGCATTGCCCTTCTCGGTACGCTCCTCACCGCGGTCCTGCTGGCCCGAGGCTCTGTGGCGGCGACCCCCAAGCCCGCCCCGCACGGCGATTGGGAAGCGGTGTCCTATCCCGCCTTGGATAGGCTCATCGCTCAGCGCGCCGCTGACGCGCGTGCAAAGACAGCGTCCGCCCGTCAAACTCCCCGATGAAAGTCGTTCCGGGCGGGTGTCGGGGTGGGCCCGCAGTGGGGATGTTGGCGTAGGCGTTTACGTTTTGGCGATCTGTGTTACGGTCCCCGGCCGCGGCACCGTCCGCCTTTCGAATCAGGTGGTGACTCATGGCTAGAAATTTCCTTGTAACCGGCGGTGCCGGCTTCATCGGCTCCTCGCTCGCGCGCGCCCTGGTGCAGCGGGGCGACAACGTGAGGATCATCGATGATCTCTCGTCGGGAAAACGAGACAACTTGGCCGACCTGCAAGGCAAGGTCGAGCTCATCGAAGCCAGCATCCTCGACAACGGCGCGCTCGAAGCGGCCATGGCCGGGGTCGAGGTGGTCTATCACGAGGCCGCGCTTCCCTCCGTGCCCCGTTCGGTCGCAGAGCCCGTACCCAGCCACGAGGTCAATGCCACCGGCACCCTCAGGGTGCTCGAGGCCGCGCGCGCGGCCAAGGTGCGGCGGCTGGTGTACGCCGGGTCGTCTTCGGCCTATGGCGAAACCCCCACGCTCCCAAAGGTGGAGTCCATGCCGTGCTCTGTCTTGTCCCCCTATGCCGCGTCGAAGCTGGCAGGGGAGCAGTATTGCCAGGTGTGGAGCCACGTCTACGGACTCGAGACGGTGACCCTGCGTTACTTCAACGTTTTCGGCGCACGCCAGGATCCGAACTCTCAGTACGCCGCCGTCGTGCCCAAGTTCGTGACGGCCGCCCTCCGGGGAGAGTCTCCCGTCATATTCGGCGACGGCCTGCAGTCGCGCGACTTCTGCTACATCGACAACGTCATCGAGGCGAACCTCAAGGCCGCCGACGCGACGGGTGTGTCCGGCCAGGTGTTCAACGTCGCCTGCGGCCTCGCCGTCACCCTGCTCGAGGTGGTGAGCGCGGTGGGCAAGCTCCTCGGAAAAGACCTGGTCGCGCAGCACGCCGCGGCGCGGACCGGCGACATCAAGCACAGCCTGGCCGACATCACGAAGGCCAAGCAGATGCTGGGCTACACGGCCTCGGTGGACGTATACGAGGGTCTGCGTCGGACCGTCGAGTGGTACAAGGCGAAGGCCTCTGCGTAGCGTTTCGCTCATGAACAGCATGACTGGGTTTGGCCGCGCTACGGCCGATTCTTCCGCCGGCCGCGTGAACGTGGAGCTGCGATCGGTCAACCACCGGGCTCTCGACATCAAGGTGCGGGCCCGCGACGTGGACGGGGCGACGGAAGCGGCCCTCGTGGCAGCCGTCCGAAGCGCGCTTTTGCGCGGCTCCGTTACTGTCAGCCTCGACGTGGACAGCGGCTCGGGCGTGCTCGTGGACGAGGCCTACTTCAAAGGCCTGGCGGAGGCTGTGGAGCGGGTGAGGTCCAGCCTGGGCCTCATCCAACCCGCCAGTTTGGAGACCCTGGTCGCCTTCGCAAACTTGGTCCGGAGCGAGGGAGGGTCGGCCCGCCCGCGCATGTCCTGGGACGATGTGTCGCCCGCCTTCGCGGAG
Proteins encoded in this window:
- a CDS encoding DUF1732 domain-containing protein produces the protein MNSMTGFGRATADSSAGRVNVELRSVNHRALDIKVRARDVDGATEAALVAAVRSALLRGSVTVSLDVDSGSGVLVDEAYFKGLAEAVERVRSSLGLIQPASLETLVAFANLVRSEGGSARPRMSWDDVSPAFAEALTLLQGSRRREGEALGRDLRERHGKLAELASALEARTSGASARAVSRLRQRLSALLETPEFDPQRLAQEVAVLADRSDVTEELVRLRAHLEH
- a CDS encoding SDR family oxidoreductase; protein product: MARNFLVTGGAGFIGSSLARALVQRGDNVRIIDDLSSGKRDNLADLQGKVELIEASILDNGALEAAMAGVEVVYHEAALPSVPRSVAEPVPSHEVNATGTLRVLEAARAAKVRRLVYAGSSSAYGETPTLPKVESMPCSVLSPYAASKLAGEQYCQVWSHVYGLETVTLRYFNVFGARQDPNSQYAAVVPKFVTAALRGESPVIFGDGLQSRDFCYIDNVIEANLKAADATGVSGQVFNVACGLAVTLLEVVSAVGKLLGKDLVAQHAAARTGDIKHSLADITKAKQMLGYTASVDVYEGLRRTVEWYKAKASA